A region of Osmerus eperlanus chromosome 9, fOsmEpe2.1, whole genome shotgun sequence DNA encodes the following proteins:
- the rhd gene encoding rh blood group, D antigen, whose product MAPQYAPSLRSRLFPLLICLQTSFIVIFLFCVKYDHHISDDKLLYAEFQDVNVMVVLGFGFLATFLSRYSFSGSGFNLLVAAMAVQWALILNGLESWYHRGQIIINLRSLVIAEMCAASALISIGAVLGKTNPVHLLLIALIEVSGFVLNGWILQTYLRVKPLYCTMLLHIFGAFFGLMMSWVLYSEDSEQQHEKEKIHRRTGLFSLLGTLFLWMFWPSFNSVLVDPNDHQRKLTAVYSTYLALSVSAVTAAGVSVLSSPTGKFNLVHVQSSSLAGGVAVGVSMSAVREPWVAMTIGLAAAMISTLGLRYIRPHLLSAFKCHDTCGVLSVHGLPGILGWLAHLLLQLADSDDLTTAIRCAVFNICTLNVTLSLSMALGVIAGMLLKWNFWRPPQEKKFFDDQAFWEFPHLAVHK is encoded by the exons ATGGCTCCTCAGTACGCACCAAGTCTACGCTCTCGACTATTTCCTCTGCTCATATGCTTGCAGACGAGTTTCATTGTAATATTCCTTTTTTGTGTAAAGTATGACCACCACATATCGGATGATAAGTTACTTTACGCGG AGTTTCAGGATGTCAATGTGATGGTGGTTCTTGGGTTTGGCTTCCTAGCCACATTCTTGTCAAGGTACAGCTTCAGTGGCTCTGGTTTCAACCTCTTGGTGGCAGCCATGGCGGTCCAGTGGGCACTCATCTTAAATGGATTAGAATCTTGGTATCACAGAGGACAGATAATAATAAACCTCAGAAG CCTGGTGATTGCTGAGATGTGTGCAGCATCAGCCCTCATTTCCATTGGTGCTGTACTTGGGAAAACCAACCCTGTCCATCTTCTCCTCATCGCCCTTATTGAGGTCTCAGGGTTTGTGCTGAATGGCTGGATCCTCCAGACCTACCTGAGG GTGAAGCCTCTGTATTGTACCATGCTGCTTCACATCTTTGGTGCTTTCTTTGGACTGATGATGTCATGGGTCCTCTACAGTGAGGATTCAGAGCAACAACACGAGAAAGAGAAAATCCATCGCAGGACAGGACTGTTCTCCTTGCTTG GGACTCTGTTCTTGTGGATGTTCTGGCCCAGTTTCAACTCGGTCCTGGTAGATCCCAATGACCATCAGAGGAAGTTGACAGCAGTCTACAGTACCTACCTAGCCCTGTCCGTTAGTGCTGTGACCGCTGCTGGGGTTTCAGTTCTTTCCAGCCCCACAGGGAAATTCAACTTG GTACACGTCCAGAGCTCATCTCTTGCTGGTGGGGTAGCTGTTGGGGTTTCCATGTCAGCTGTCCGTGAGCCGTGGGTAGCCATGACGATTGGATTGGCTGCTGCAATGATATCGACATTAGGATTGAGATACATTCGG CCCCACCTGCTGTCTGCTTTTAAATGCCACGATACCTGTGGTGTCCTCAGTGTCCATGGGCTGCCAGGCATCTTGGGATGGCTGGCACATCTACTCCTTCAGCTTGCTGACTCTGATGACCTCACAAC GGCTATTCGTTGTGCAGTGTTTAACATTTGCACTCTTAATGTCACGCTGAGTCTCAGTATGGCACTGGGGGTCATAGCAG GAATGCTTTTGAAGTGGAATTTTTGGAGGCCACCCcaagaaaaaaagttttttgacGACCAGGCCTTCTGGGAG TTTCCCCACCTTGCAGTGCACAAGTGA